The following proteins come from a genomic window of Citrobacter europaeus:
- a CDS encoding GGDEF domain-containing protein, with the protein MKLHHKALRLFISVSVIVLTSSFLVYELIASDKAMNAYMRYINEKADSSFLYDKYTNQSIAAHLMRTFSSPQEPASVEQQKALCNAFDSVNGTHGLNLTKHSYQPLHGTLQTTSTKCSEKLEDIFLLPSFDQAVNVNREQKDYGQGLGTLEYKFRYYVDLKNNYVYFYDLIDSRKFAIHNWSFLQKGTLGIDQNDIDGIFTGRTVISSIYEDNLTEKKVMSFLTPVYYASKLKGVVMVDINKENLKNIFYTSDRPLVWRYLNVTLSDINSGKEILVHQSETNLFRYVHYQKEIPGGIRITLSLDFMYFIVSSWKIFAFYLLATILLLNMVRTHFRLYHNVTRENISDAMTGLYNRKILTPTLEQRLQQLVNSGTLVTFIAIDCDKLKVINDTLGHKEGDRIITILAKAIQTSIRKSDYAIRLGGDEFCIILIDHPGELTPRLLERIRYNLQIIAQDISISFSAGIYNMQPNDTIDDAYKASDAQLYLNKQKKRTGA; encoded by the coding sequence ATGAAATTGCATCATAAAGCGCTCAGGCTCTTTATCTCCGTCAGCGTAATTGTTTTGACGTCTTCTTTTTTGGTTTATGAGCTCATTGCCAGCGATAAAGCAATGAATGCGTATATGCGCTATATCAATGAGAAAGCAGACTCGTCGTTTCTCTATGATAAGTATACTAATCAAAGCATTGCAGCCCATCTGATGCGCACTTTTTCATCCCCCCAGGAACCTGCTTCTGTCGAGCAACAAAAAGCACTTTGCAACGCTTTCGACAGCGTTAACGGCACTCATGGGCTCAACCTCACGAAGCATAGCTACCAGCCATTACACGGTACGTTGCAAACTACCTCCACAAAATGTAGCGAGAAACTTGAAGATATATTTCTACTGCCTTCTTTTGACCAGGCGGTAAACGTTAATCGTGAGCAAAAAGATTACGGCCAGGGATTAGGTACGCTGGAGTATAAATTTCGATATTACGTCGATCTCAAGAATAATTATGTCTATTTCTATGATCTGATCGACTCGCGAAAATTTGCGATACACAACTGGTCGTTTTTGCAAAAAGGTACTCTGGGAATCGACCAGAATGATATTGACGGTATCTTCACGGGGCGCACGGTGATCTCCAGCATTTATGAAGATAATCTGACCGAGAAAAAGGTGATGAGCTTTTTAACACCGGTCTACTATGCCAGTAAGTTAAAAGGCGTGGTGATGGTGGATATCAACAAAGAGAATTTAAAGAATATTTTTTATACCAGCGACCGCCCTCTCGTCTGGCGCTATCTTAACGTAACGCTCTCGGACATCAACTCTGGTAAAGAGATACTCGTTCACCAAAGCGAGACCAACCTGTTTCGCTACGTTCACTACCAGAAGGAGATACCCGGCGGGATACGCATCACTTTATCGCTTGATTTTATGTACTTTATTGTCTCCTCCTGGAAAATATTCGCCTTCTATCTGCTGGCGACGATCCTGCTGCTGAATATGGTCAGAACACACTTTCGGCTGTACCACAACGTCACGCGGGAAAACATCAGTGACGCGATGACCGGGCTCTATAACCGTAAAATTCTCACGCCGACGCTCGAACAGCGTTTACAGCAGTTAGTAAACTCAGGCACCCTCGTGACCTTTATCGCCATTGATTGCGATAAACTAAAAGTCATTAATGATACGCTGGGTCATAAGGAAGGCGATCGCATTATCACCATTTTGGCCAAAGCTATTCAAACCTCGATTCGCAAAAGCGACTATGCCATCCGCCTCGGTGGGGATGAGTTTTGTATTATCCTCATCGATCACCCCGGCGAATTAACGCCTCGTCTGCTGGAGAGGATCCGCTATAACTTACAAATTATTGCGCAAGATATATCAATCAGCTTTTCCGCAGGGATTTATAATATGCAGCCAAACGACACCATCGATGATGCCTATAAAGCATCCGATGCACAGCTCTACCTGAACAAACAGAAAAAACGCACCGGTGCGTGA
- a CDS encoding YbaK/prolyl-tRNA synthetase associated domain-containing protein, whose product MTEVNKGNATHQRLISLLAEQGATYRVISHEAVGKCEAVSEIRGTALGQGAKALVCKVKGNGVNQHVLAILPADQQADLSLLASHIGGLRASLASPAEVDELTGCVFGAIPPFSFHPNLKLVADPLLFARFNEIAFNAGVLEKSVIMDTADYLRIAQPELIPFRREQ is encoded by the coding sequence ATGACGGAAGTGAACAAAGGTAACGCCACACATCAGCGTTTAATTTCGCTGTTGGCAGAACAAGGCGCAACGTATCGCGTGATAAGCCATGAAGCCGTAGGTAAATGTGAAGCGGTTTCTGAAATTCGTGGTACCGCGCTGGGTCAGGGAGCAAAAGCGCTGGTCTGTAAGGTGAAAGGCAACGGTGTAAATCAGCATGTACTGGCGATTCTGCCTGCCGACCAGCAGGCTGACCTGAGCCTGCTCGCCAGTCATATCGGCGGGTTAAGAGCATCACTTGCCAGCCCTGCGGAAGTCGATGAGCTGACAGGCTGCGTATTTGGCGCTATCCCACCGTTTAGCTTCCATCCAAATCTCAAGCTGGTTGCCGATCCGCTATTATTTGCGCGTTTTAATGAAATTGCGTTCAATGCCGGGGTGCTCGAAAAATCCGTGATTATGGATACCGCAGATTATCTGCGCATCGCGCAACCGGAATTAATCCCGTTCCGCCGCGAGCAATAA
- a CDS encoding DUF441 domain-containing protein, whose translation MFDVTLLILLGLAALGFVSHNTTVAVSILVLIIVRVTPLNTFFPWIEKQGLTVGIIILTIGVMAPIASGTLPPSTLIHSFVNWKSLVAIAVGVFVSWLGGRGITLMGSQPQLVAGLLVGTVLGVALFRGVPVGPLIAAGLVSLIVGKQ comes from the coding sequence ATGTTTGATGTCACTCTGCTGATCCTGCTCGGACTGGCAGCTCTGGGCTTTGTCAGCCACAACACCACTGTCGCTGTTTCAATTCTGGTGCTGATCATTGTCCGTGTTACCCCTCTGAATACTTTCTTCCCATGGATAGAAAAACAGGGCCTGACCGTCGGGATTATCATTCTGACCATTGGCGTTATGGCGCCGATCGCCAGCGGAACGCTACCGCCCTCCACGCTCATCCACTCCTTTGTTAACTGGAAATCACTGGTCGCTATTGCCGTCGGGGTATTTGTCTCCTGGCTTGGCGGGCGCGGTATCACGCTTATGGGCAGCCAACCTCAGCTCGTTGCCGGTTTACTGGTGGGCACGGTACTGGGCGTGGCGCTATTTCGCGGTGTGCCGGTGGGGCCGCTCATTGCAGCAGGTCTGGTGTCATTGATTGTTGGGAAGCAGTAG
- a CDS encoding helix-turn-helix transcriptional regulator, producing MLGLRLDGYEPDLHHDAAVAFCIQAREDELFSPLHQHRKGQLILALHGAITCEVENAMWMVPPQYAVWIPGEIPHSNHVTVGAQLCFLFIEPQAVVMPERCCTLKIAPLCRELILALASKTDTQRLEPATQRLTQVLFDELPQQPQEQMQLPVSEHPKIRKMVATMAREPAQWQTLGQWASVFAMSERNLARLVVKETGLSFRRWRHQLQLILALQALIDGHNVQQVAQMLGYDSTTAFITMFKKGLGQTPGRYLAGLATASQQSMTPDLLQ from the coding sequence ATGTTAGGACTGAGGCTGGATGGGTATGAGCCCGACCTTCATCACGATGCGGCGGTGGCGTTTTGTATTCAGGCCCGGGAAGATGAACTCTTCAGTCCGCTACATCAGCACCGTAAGGGTCAGTTGATTCTGGCGTTGCATGGCGCGATCACCTGTGAGGTTGAAAATGCCATGTGGATGGTGCCTCCACAATATGCCGTATGGATCCCCGGTGAGATTCCACACAGCAACCACGTTACCGTTGGCGCGCAATTGTGCTTTTTGTTTATTGAGCCGCAGGCCGTCGTGATGCCCGAACGCTGCTGCACGCTGAAAATCGCCCCGTTATGTCGGGAGCTTATTCTGGCGCTGGCGTCCAAAACGGATACTCAACGACTGGAGCCGGCAACCCAGCGACTGACGCAGGTATTATTTGATGAACTTCCGCAGCAACCGCAGGAGCAAATGCAGTTACCGGTTTCCGAACACCCGAAAATCCGCAAAATGGTCGCGACGATGGCGCGGGAACCGGCGCAGTGGCAGACCTTGGGGCAGTGGGCCAGCGTATTTGCGATGAGTGAGCGGAACCTTGCCCGTCTGGTCGTTAAGGAAACGGGGTTGAGTTTTCGCCGTTGGCGTCACCAGCTTCAACTGATTCTGGCGCTGCAGGCGCTGATAGATGGTCATAACGTGCAACAGGTTGCGCAAATGCTCGGTTACGATTCAACCACGGCATTTATCACCATGTTCAAAAAAGGCCTGGGACAGACGCCAGGCCGTTATCTGGCTGGGCTGGCTACTGCTTCCCAACAATCAATGACACCAGACCTGCTGCAATGA
- a CDS encoding CynX/NimT family MFS transporter: protein MTNTPSSRGKNAALLIAGILMIATTLRVTFTGAAPLLDAIRADYGLSTAQTGLLTTLPLLAFALVSPLAAAVARRWGIERSLFAAMLLICAGIAIRSLPSPGFLFSGTAIIGCGIALGNVLLPGLIKRDFAQHVAKLTGAYSLTMGAAAALGSAIVVPLALNGFGWRGALMVLMVFPLLALIIWLPQCRQKANASLSNSRALHSRAIWRSSLAWQVTLFLGINSLIYYVIIGWLPAILISHGYSEAQAGSLHGLLQLATAAPGLLIPLVLNRFKDQRAIAALVSLMCALGAAGFAVMPDQALLWTILFGFGSGATMILGLTFIGLRASSAHQAAALSGMAQSVGYLLAACGPPLMGKIHDLNGSWLIPLAGVAVLAMLMAVFGLCAGRNREIANA from the coding sequence ATGACAAATACGCCTTCCTCCCGCGGCAAAAACGCAGCTTTGCTGATTGCAGGGATCCTGATGATTGCCACCACATTGCGCGTCACCTTTACCGGTGCCGCCCCATTGCTGGATGCAATTCGCGCCGATTATGGTCTGAGCACCGCCCAGACGGGACTTCTGACCACCCTGCCGCTGCTGGCGTTTGCACTGGTATCGCCTCTGGCCGCCGCCGTTGCGCGCCGTTGGGGCATCGAGCGCAGCCTGTTTGCCGCTATGCTACTGATTTGCGCAGGTATTGCGATACGTTCGCTACCCTCACCTGGGTTCCTGTTTAGTGGCACCGCCATCATTGGTTGCGGAATCGCACTGGGAAATGTGCTTTTACCTGGGCTGATCAAGCGTGATTTTGCTCAGCATGTGGCAAAACTCACTGGCGCATACTCATTGACCATGGGCGCGGCGGCGGCACTGGGTTCAGCTATTGTGGTTCCGCTGGCGTTGAACGGGTTTGGCTGGCGCGGTGCGCTGATGGTACTGATGGTTTTTCCGCTGCTGGCGCTGATTATCTGGTTACCTCAATGCCGCCAGAAGGCCAATGCCAGTCTGAGCAACTCGCGCGCATTGCATTCCCGCGCCATCTGGCGATCAAGCCTCGCCTGGCAGGTGACGCTGTTTCTCGGGATCAATTCACTTATCTACTACGTGATCATCGGCTGGCTGCCTGCCATTTTGATCAGCCACGGTTACAGCGAGGCGCAGGCTGGTTCGTTACATGGTTTACTGCAGTTGGCGACCGCCGCGCCAGGGTTATTAATCCCTCTCGTACTGAACAGATTTAAGGATCAGCGCGCCATCGCCGCTCTGGTTTCGTTAATGTGCGCCCTCGGCGCGGCAGGATTCGCGGTAATGCCAGACCAGGCATTGCTATGGACTATCCTGTTTGGCTTTGGCTCAGGCGCGACGATGATCCTCGGCTTGACCTTTATTGGCCTGCGCGCAAGCTCAGCACATCAGGCTGCTGCCCTGTCCGGCATGGCACAATCTGTTGGGTATTTACTGGCCGCCTGCGGGCCACCGCTGATGGGTAAAATTCACGACCTCAACGGTAGCTGGCTGATTCCATTAGCGGGTGTCGCCGTGTTAGCGATGCTGATGGCAGTGTTTGGTCTGTGCGCGGGACGCAATCGGGAAATCGCAAACGCATAA
- a CDS encoding CTP synthase codes for MEISPIKDTLRIALVGDYSPDIVAHQAIPLAIDDAAAVLELVADYDWLTTSDISSSEDLIGYDAIWVVPGSPYRHVEGALIAIRHARENSIPFLGTCGGFQHAVLEYARNVLGWSDAAHAETDSTGRMVIAPLTCSLVEKTDDIELRANTLIAKAYGRDVITEGYHCNYGVSEDFAAELESGDLRVTGWDEAGDIRAIELVTHPFYVGTLFQHERGALAGKPVPLVQAMLRAARG; via the coding sequence ACCAGGCTATCCCTCTTGCCATCGATGATGCCGCCGCCGTCCTGGAATTGGTGGCTGATTATGACTGGCTAACCACATCTGATATCAGCAGCAGTGAAGATTTGATCGGCTATGATGCCATCTGGGTCGTTCCTGGCAGTCCATATCGCCATGTTGAAGGGGCGTTGATAGCGATACGCCACGCGCGTGAAAACAGCATCCCATTCTTGGGGACTTGTGGCGGTTTTCAACATGCGGTTCTGGAGTATGCCCGCAACGTGCTGGGCTGGAGCGACGCCGCACACGCGGAGACGGACAGCACGGGTCGGATGGTGATTGCGCCGTTGACCTGCTCGCTGGTAGAAAAAACGGATGATATTGAGCTGCGGGCCAATACGCTGATTGCCAAAGCCTACGGACGGGATGTTATCACCGAGGGGTATCACTGCAACTACGGCGTATCGGAGGATTTTGCCGCCGAGCTTGAAAGCGGCGATCTTCGGGTAACCGGTTGGGATGAAGCTGGTGATATCCGCGCCATTGAGCTGGTGACGCATCCATTTTATGTCGGTACGCTCTTTCAGCATGAACGCGGAGCTCTCGCGGGAAAACCCGTGCCGTTAGTTCAGGCGATGCTGCGCGCCGCGCGTGGATGA